From the genome of Bosea sp. Tri-49, one region includes:
- a CDS encoding CopD family protein produces MAGAALDLQLRLARSIELMAALTAFGTLAIALLVPRSSGSEHLFELVRPALQRLLRHAIIVALIASLVWLPLQALRATGDEIGLFAASRLIVVETVFGHALLIRFGLLALILEAAGDLRSLWRVGFATLLAAAAVTLQPWLGHAAAASTPALPLQIALHTAAAGLWIGALPALLLAAAQLPIAEATTTVRRFSWLGLAAVGTIAATGLLQSLPLVGDLGGLFGTPYGLLLLGKAAVFATLLALAALNRFVLTPRLAAGARRPLLISIAIELALGIGAIAMAAWLANQPPGAHEPPAWPFPLQPDLSRIDEAYFAKELWRAAALTGVVGAGLSTLFWRRTRLIGPLAAAIAIALLPFPNLPLLAKPAWPTSFQRSETGFTTASILQGEALLKRYCTPDCFRPRDDPSDPTPYGLWQRPDGDLYGWLTETFDRIGHSPFPHGTIAGLGPRERWQLIDYFRARIAGTSARRSGGWRHPVLTPDFPALCRDGSSTLRDILGRSGPIEITIADEISPRPEPIPDGIKLTRVLLLSRDGEHLPDGFDCLSSSPDALAALALMTGLDEARLAGVRLLVDANGWLRSRILPVHPKAASSANWRDELAHIVAEPFEAGGIGTHRH; encoded by the coding sequence TTGGCCGGCGCCGCCCTCGACCTCCAGCTGCGCCTGGCGCGCAGCATCGAGCTGATGGCGGCGCTCACGGCGTTCGGGACGCTCGCGATCGCGCTTCTCGTTCCGCGCTCCTCCGGGAGTGAGCACCTGTTCGAGTTAGTCCGCCCGGCCCTGCAGCGCCTGTTGCGTCACGCGATCATCGTCGCGCTGATCGCCTCCCTCGTCTGGTTGCCGCTGCAAGCGCTGCGCGCGACCGGCGACGAGATCGGCTTGTTCGCCGCAAGCCGCCTCATCGTTGTGGAGACAGTTTTCGGCCATGCGCTGCTGATCCGCTTCGGACTGCTGGCACTCATCCTCGAAGCCGCGGGCGACCTGCGCTCGCTTTGGCGCGTGGGCTTCGCCACCTTGCTGGCCGCAGCAGCGGTGACCTTGCAACCCTGGCTCGGCCATGCTGCCGCAGCGTCGACGCCGGCTCTGCCGCTACAGATCGCGCTGCATACCGCAGCGGCCGGCCTCTGGATCGGAGCCCTGCCAGCGCTGCTCCTTGCCGCCGCGCAGCTTCCGATCGCTGAGGCGACAACCACGGTGCGGCGCTTCTCCTGGCTCGGCCTTGCTGCCGTTGGTACCATCGCAGCGACCGGACTCCTGCAATCCCTGCCGCTGGTCGGCGATCTCGGCGGCCTGTTCGGCACGCCCTATGGCCTGCTCCTGCTCGGCAAGGCGGCGGTATTCGCGACGCTGCTGGCGCTCGCCGCCCTGAACCGCTTCGTGCTGACGCCCAGGTTAGCGGCCGGCGCGCGTCGCCCGCTGCTGATCAGCATCGCGATCGAGCTCGCGCTCGGTATCGGCGCGATCGCGATGGCAGCCTGGCTCGCCAACCAGCCGCCGGGAGCGCATGAGCCGCCGGCCTGGCCCTTCCCGCTCCAGCCCGACCTGTCGCGGATCGACGAGGCCTATTTCGCCAAGGAGCTCTGGCGCGCCGCTGCGCTGACGGGCGTCGTCGGTGCGGGCCTATCGACCCTGTTCTGGCGCAGGACCCGGCTGATCGGACCGCTCGCGGCCGCCATCGCCATCGCGCTGCTCCCCTTTCCCAACCTGCCCTTGTTGGCCAAGCCGGCCTGGCCGACGAGTTTCCAGCGCTCCGAGACCGGCTTCACCACCGCCTCGATCCTGCAAGGCGAGGCGCTGCTGAAGCGCTACTGCACGCCCGACTGCTTTCGCCCGCGCGACGACCCGTCCGACCCGACGCCCTACGGGCTCTGGCAGCGCCCCGACGGCGATCTCTATGGCTGGCTGACCGAAACCTTCGACCGGATCGGGCACAGCCCCTTTCCGCACGGCACGATCGCCGGTCTCGGACCGCGCGAACGCTGGCAATTGATCGACTACTTCCGCGCCCGTATCGCCGGCACATCTGCCAGACGCAGCGGCGGCTGGCGCCATCCGGTCCTGACTCCGGACTTCCCGGCCCTATGCCGCGACGGCAGCAGCACGCTGCGCGACATCCTCGGTCGCTCCGGCCCGATCGAGATCACGATCGCAGATGAGATCAGTCCCCGCCCGGAGCCCATTCCGGACGGTATCAAGCTCACCCGCGTCCTGCTGCTGTCCCGCGACGGCGAGCACCTGCCCGACGGCTTCGACTGCCTGTCGAGCTCGCCGGACGCGCTCGCGGCGCTCGCGCTGATGACCGGGCTGGACGAAGCCCGGCTCGCCGGGGTGCGCCTGCTCGTCGACGCCAATGGCTGGCTGCGCAGCCGCATCCTGCCGGTGCATCCCAAGGCCGCTTCATCCGCCAACTGGCGGGACGAACTCGCCCACATCGTTGCCGAGCCGTTCGAAGCCGGCGGCATCGGCACCCACCGCCATTGA
- the copC gene encoding copper homeostasis periplasmic binding protein CopC produces MVIEFPSGEATASPTRREAAITLALLAIVGSTPALAHAHLVSASPAVDSTVRTAPREVSISFTEKLEEKLSSITVKDAAGRRVDSAAARFADTSGKKLLVALSELAPGRYTVDWVAASVDTHRTNGSFAFTVRP; encoded by the coding sequence ATGGTGATCGAATTCCCAAGCGGAGAAGCCACCGCGTCCCCCACGCGGCGCGAGGCCGCGATCACGCTGGCGCTGCTGGCGATCGTCGGCTCGACGCCTGCGCTCGCCCATGCCCATCTCGTCAGCGCCAGCCCGGCGGTCGACAGCACCGTCCGCACCGCTCCGCGCGAGGTCTCGATCAGCTTCACCGAGAAGCTGGAGGAGAAACTCTCCAGCATCACCGTGAAGGACGCCGCCGGCCGCCGCGTCGACAGCGCCGCGGCCCGGTTCGCCGACACCAGCGGCAAGAAGCTCCTCGTCGCGCTGAGCGAGTTGGCACCCGGGCGCTACACCGTCGACTGGGTCGCGGCCTCGGTCGACACCCACCGCACCAATGGCAGCTTCGCCTTCACCGTGAGGCCCTGA
- a CDS encoding ABC transporter permease: protein MTDHAITDRAVAVVPADISQRDLNLVFATLAWSAAGAITLLWPNIRDFALTTHLAAGQWLIGATLLLAYGLGARLRGVERWLRKNGPWLIALPVLLSIWQIASAKTGYWPLPYFPPAQGLLEAYASDYPRLLEGIRASLVLLSLGIAFGAVAGFLTGLATGWTRRVGYWTSPILRFIGPIPTTALIPLVLFLFPSSFSAGVFLVALATWFPVTILTWSGVAAVDKAYYDVARTLGASQRFLLLRVAIPASLPHLFVGLFMGLGHGIAVLVVAEMIGVKAGLGYYIDWARGWTAYGHLYAGLLVMAVLFSGLTTLLFRIRDRLLVWQKGVVQW, encoded by the coding sequence GTGACTGATCACGCGATCACGGACAGAGCCGTCGCGGTCGTGCCGGCCGATATCAGCCAGCGCGACCTCAATCTCGTCTTCGCCACGCTGGCCTGGAGCGCCGCCGGCGCGATCACCTTGCTCTGGCCGAACATCCGCGACTTTGCCCTGACCACGCATCTGGCCGCCGGGCAATGGCTGATCGGCGCGACCCTGCTGCTCGCCTACGGCCTCGGCGCCCGCCTGCGCGGCGTCGAGCGCTGGCTCCGGAAGAACGGCCCCTGGTTGATCGCCCTGCCGGTGCTGCTCTCGATCTGGCAGATCGCCTCGGCCAAGACCGGCTATTGGCCCCTGCCCTATTTCCCGCCGGCGCAGGGTCTGCTCGAGGCCTATGCCAGCGATTATCCGCGCCTGCTCGAAGGCATCCGGGCCTCGCTGGTGCTGCTCTCGCTGGGGATCGCCTTTGGCGCGGTCGCCGGCTTCCTCACCGGCCTCGCCACCGGCTGGACACGGCGCGTCGGCTACTGGACGAGCCCGATCCTGCGCTTCATCGGCCCGATCCCGACGACCGCCCTGATCCCGCTGGTGCTGTTCCTGTTCCCGTCGAGCTTCAGCGCTGGCGTCTTCCTCGTCGCGCTCGCGACCTGGTTCCCGGTGACGATCCTGACCTGGTCGGGCGTCGCCGCCGTCGACAAGGCCTATTACGACGTCGCCCGCACACTCGGCGCCAGCCAGCGCTTCCTGCTGCTGCGCGTCGCGATCCCGGCCTCGCTGCCGCATCTCTTCGTCGGCCTGTTCATGGGGCTCGGCCACGGCATCGCCGTGCTGGTCGTCGCCGAGATGATCGGGGTCAAGGCTGGCCTCGGCTACTACATCGACTGGGCTCGCGGCTGGACCGCCTATGGCCATCTCTATGCCGGGCTGCTGGTCATGGCCGTGCTGTTCTCCGGCCTCACCACCCTCCTCTTCCGCATCCGTGACCGGCTTCTCGTCTGGCAGAAAGGCGTCGTGCAATGGTGA
- a CDS encoding ABC transporter substrate-binding protein, which translates to MSDNSPLLSRRTVLAGGSAVALGAPIAAGFGSAPSLAQGAPHKLKLGWSGTGICLISVPAAAEKGFFTKHGLDVEIVKFGSNFDGSLEAVASGKIDATVNFILRFLKPLEQGINIRFTGALHGGCIRVISAVGSQEVDYKSLKGKSIGVVDMASAGKNFLAVQLFKAGINPANEVDWRVYPVDLLGEAIKKGEIQAAVDADPGIFLVLKNNEGRLHEIGGLLTTDPYKDLSCCGIAVRKDFAENNKPASAALTRALLEAADWVKNNPDEAAQIFTAYSPIAKPILGEIIRSHTHEHHFGSGKRLRDEVALYADDLRSVGVIRPRTDPKALAERITVDVLG; encoded by the coding sequence ATGTCCGACAACAGTCCGCTTCTCTCCCGCCGCACGGTCCTCGCCGGCGGCTCTGCTGTTGCGCTTGGCGCGCCAATCGCCGCCGGCTTCGGCTCGGCGCCGTCGCTGGCGCAAGGCGCGCCGCATAAGCTTAAGCTCGGCTGGAGCGGCACCGGCATCTGCCTGATCTCGGTGCCGGCGGCGGCCGAGAAGGGCTTCTTCACCAAGCACGGGCTCGACGTCGAGATCGTCAAGTTCGGCTCCAACTTCGATGGCAGCCTCGAGGCCGTCGCTTCCGGCAAGATCGACGCCACCGTCAACTTCATCCTGCGCTTCCTGAAGCCACTGGAGCAGGGCATCAACATCCGCTTCACCGGCGCGCTGCATGGCGGCTGCATCCGGGTGATCTCGGCGGTGGGCTCGCAGGAGGTCGACTACAAATCGCTGAAGGGCAAGTCGATCGGCGTCGTCGACATGGCGAGCGCCGGCAAGAACTTCCTCGCCGTCCAGCTCTTCAAAGCCGGCATCAACCCGGCCAACGAGGTCGACTGGCGCGTCTACCCGGTCGACCTGCTCGGCGAAGCGATCAAGAAGGGCGAGATCCAGGCAGCCGTCGATGCCGACCCAGGCATTTTCCTCGTGCTCAAGAACAATGAGGGCAGACTGCATGAGATCGGCGGCCTGCTCACCACCGACCCGTACAAGGACCTGTCCTGCTGCGGCATCGCGGTCCGCAAGGATTTTGCCGAGAACAACAAGCCGGCGAGCGCTGCCCTGACCCGCGCCCTGCTGGAGGCAGCCGACTGGGTCAAGAACAACCCCGACGAAGCCGCGCAGATCTTCACCGCCTATAGCCCGATCGCCAAGCCGATCCTCGGCGAGATCATCCGCAGCCACACGCACGAACATCATTTCGGCTCGGGCAAGCGGCTGCGGGACGAAGTCGCGCTCTATGCCGACGACCTGCGCTCGGTCGGCGTCATCCGCCCGCGCACCGATCCCAAGGCGTTGGCCGAACGCATCACCGTCGACGTCCTCGGCTGA
- a CDS encoding ABC transporter ATP-binding protein: MVALALQPAARPIAGASLAVDKVSHAFDLDGSVLPVLDHVSLDVKPGEFIALLGPSGCGKSTLLRLVAGLEPPRSGALREDGKPITGPHPSRVVVFQDPTLFPWLTVRDNVALGPRAQGTLNSRWPRVDETLALVGLSKFANAYPHQLSGGMAQRVALARALVNDPSILILDEPLGKLDSLTRLTMQAELVSLWQRKGFTAILVTHDVEEALFLATRVVIFSDRPASVKADFAVDLPYPRHRGDPRLAELRRESLGLLGLDASW; the protein is encoded by the coding sequence ATGGTAGCGCTCGCCTTGCAGCCCGCGGCACGGCCGATCGCCGGCGCCTCGCTCGCCGTCGACAAGGTCAGCCACGCCTTCGACCTCGACGGCTCGGTCCTGCCGGTGCTCGACCATGTCAGCCTCGACGTGAAGCCGGGCGAGTTCATCGCTTTGCTCGGCCCCTCCGGCTGCGGCAAGTCGACCCTGCTGCGCCTTGTCGCCGGACTTGAGCCGCCGCGCAGTGGAGCCCTGCGCGAGGATGGCAAGCCGATCACCGGCCCGCACCCCTCGCGCGTCGTCGTCTTCCAGGATCCGACGCTGTTCCCCTGGCTCACGGTCCGCGACAATGTCGCGCTCGGCCCGCGCGCCCAGGGCACGCTGAACAGCCGGTGGCCGCGCGTCGACGAGACGCTGGCGCTGGTCGGTTTGAGCAAGTTCGCCAACGCCTATCCGCACCAGCTCTCGGGCGGCATGGCCCAGCGCGTCGCTCTGGCACGGGCGCTGGTCAACGACCCCTCGATCCTCATCCTCGACGAGCCGCTCGGCAAGCTCGACTCCCTCACGCGGCTGACCATGCAGGCTGAGCTCGTCTCGCTCTGGCAGCGCAAGGGCTTCACCGCGATCCTCGTCACCCATGATGTCGAGGAGGCGCTGTTCCTCGCGACCCGCGTCGTCATCTTCAGCGACCGCCCTGCCAGCGTGAAGGCCGATTTCGCCGTCGACCTGCCCTATCCGCGCCATCGCGGCGATCCGCGCCTTGCCGAACTGCGCCGCGAAAGCCTCGGCCTGCTCGGGCTCGACGCCAGCTGGTAG
- a CDS encoding ABC transporter permease, whose protein sequence is MTTLADTSLHLLRERQQPRPLAWSGLSAGLAWAAVAISAVAWPDVSDWLETRRFALGAAIFAAGFISLTIAGRWLPRAGDWIREAGPWATASGIALTLWQLASAKFGWLPLPFFPPPQALLEVYTEDYATLGASVFASMKLLVTGFVVGAVLGFLTGVAIGWSRQAGYWVHPVLRFIGPLPATAWLPIAFFAFPSSWSASIFLIALATGFPVTVLTWSGIASVNSRYYDVARTLGARPGFLILRIAIPAALPHVFVGLFMALGSAFSVLMVAELVGVKAGIGFYMQWAQGWASYANVYAALVVLALLCSGSITLLFRLRDRVLSWQKGLVQW, encoded by the coding sequence ATGACGACCCTAGCCGACACTTCCCTCCATCTCCTGCGCGAGCGGCAGCAGCCGCGTCCACTCGCCTGGTCCGGCCTGAGCGCTGGGCTCGCTTGGGCGGCGGTCGCCATCAGCGCCGTCGCCTGGCCCGATGTCAGCGACTGGCTCGAGACACGCCGCTTCGCGCTCGGCGCAGCGATCTTCGCAGCCGGCTTCATCAGCCTCACCATCGCCGGCCGCTGGCTGCCGCGCGCCGGCGACTGGATTCGCGAGGCCGGCCCCTGGGCAACCGCGTCGGGCATCGCACTGACGCTCTGGCAGCTCGCCTCGGCCAAGTTCGGCTGGCTCCCCCTGCCCTTCTTCCCGCCGCCGCAGGCGCTGCTTGAGGTCTACACCGAGGACTATGCGACGCTGGGAGCCAGCGTCTTCGCCTCGATGAAGCTGCTGGTCACCGGCTTTGTCGTCGGCGCGGTGCTCGGCTTCCTGACCGGTGTCGCGATCGGCTGGTCGCGGCAGGCCGGCTACTGGGTGCATCCGGTGCTGCGCTTCATCGGACCGCTGCCCGCCACCGCCTGGCTGCCGATCGCCTTCTTCGCCTTCCCGTCGAGCTGGAGCGCCAGCATCTTCCTGATCGCGCTGGCGACCGGCTTTCCGGTGACGGTGCTGACCTGGTCGGGCATCGCCAGCGTCAACAGCCGCTATTACGACGTCGCCCGCACGCTCGGCGCCAGGCCCGGCTTCCTGATCCTGCGCATCGCCATTCCCGCCGCGCTGCCGCATGTCTTCGTCGGCCTGTTCATGGCGCTGGGCTCGGCCTTCTCGGTGCTGATGGTGGCCGAGCTGGTCGGGGTGAAGGCCGGCATCGGCTTCTACATGCAATGGGCCCAGGGCTGGGCCTCCTACGCCAATGTCTATGCCGCGCTCGTCGTGCTGGCCCTGCTCTGCTCGGGCTCGATTACCCTGCTGTTCCGCCTGCGCGACCGCGTCCTCTCCTGGCAGAAGGGTCTCGTCCAATGGTAG